The Passer domesticus isolate bPasDom1 chromosome 34, bPasDom1.hap1, whole genome shotgun sequence genome window below encodes:
- the LOC135288631 gene encoding collagen alpha-2(IV) chain-like produces the protein MAATLHFLRAASASFLRRARARGSRQIPADPGDPGDPGGPGSARSGRKMRMRPGTPGFPSGFPPGFPSGFPPGFPPRFSGFSPGFSGFPPGFPRDFQDFPWILTKIFRIPPGFSGSPPGFLGFAPGFPTRIFRIPPRGFPPGFSGFRPGFSGFPRFLGFPPGFLGFPPGSPPGFSGFPPGFSGFSPGFSGFPPGFPSGSPPGFLPGFPPGISPGIPAGIPAGFLGIPAGIPAAAPAGLPGAAAPRLLPAPLLLRLPGEPGPARIRCLAPRRFTGSTFELLAGVPGVPVRSLAAAADRHWAEFALPGAAGCFRCRYRSHNGSAWLESEPSAGTGGSDLGDAECEPSTGTAGTPAAGQRRDREERHRDRQERHRDSAERAPAAAWTEPHGAGGGPEPPPGPP, from the exons ATGGCTGCGACGCTGCATTTCCTGCGGGCCGCGAGCGCTTCCTTCCTGCGCCGCGCCcgggcccgggggtcccggcaGATCCCGGCTGATCCGGGGGATCCCGGGGATCCCGGGGGTCCTGGGAGCGCCAGGAGCGggaggaagatgaggatgaG ACCAGGCACGCCAGGATTCCCATCGGGATTTCCCCCAGGATTCCCATCGGGATTTCCTCCAGGATTCCCGCCAAGATTTTCAGGATTCTCGCCAGGATTTTCGGGTTTCCCCCCAGGATTCCCCCGGGATTTTCAGGATTTCCCCTGGATTCTCACCAAGATTTTCAGGATCCCCCCGGGATTTTCAGGATCCCCCccaggatttttgggatttgcCCCCGGATTCCCCACCAGGATTTTCAGGATTCCCCCCCGGGGATTCCCCCCAGGATTTTCAGGATTCCGACCGGGTTTCTCAGGATTCCCAAGATTTTTGGGATTCCCACCAGGGTTTTTGGGATTCCCCCCAGGATCCCCCCCAGGATTTTCAGGATTCCCCCCGGGATTTTCGGGATTCTCGCCGGGATTTTCGGGATTCCCTCCAGGATTCCCCTCGGGATCCCCCCCGGGATTCCTTCCAGGATTCCCCCCCGGGATTTCCCCAGGGATTCCCGCCGGGATTCCCGCAGGGTTTCTCGGGATTCCCGCCGGGATTCCCGCCGCGGCTCCCGCCGGGCTCCCCGGTGCCGCCGCCCCGCGGCTCCTCCCGGCTCCGCTGCTGCTCCGCTTGCCCGGGGAGCCGGGGCCCGCCCGGATCCGGTGCCTGGCCCCGCGCCGCTTCACCGGCAGCACCTTCGAGCTGCTcgcgggggtcccgggggtcccggtgcggagcctcgccgccgccgccgacCGGCACTGGGCCGAGTTCGCGCTGCCCGGAGCCGCCGGCTGCTTCCGCTGCCGGTACCGGAGCCACAACGGCAGCGCCTGGCTGGAGTCGGAGCCGAGCGCCGGCACCGGCGGCTCCG ATTTGGGTGATGCTGAGTGTGAGCCGAGCACCGGCACGGCCGGGACCCCCGCGGCGGGACAGCGCCGGGACCGTGAGGAACGGCACCGGGACCGTCAGGAACGGCACCGGGACTCTGCAGAACG GGCTCCGGCGGCGGCGTGGACGGAGCCACACGGTGCCGGTGGCGGCCCCG AGCCTCCCCCTGGCCCCCCgtga